One Solanum lycopersicum chromosome 4, SLM_r2.1 DNA window includes the following coding sequences:
- the LOC101263407 gene encoding protein TIC 20-I, chloroplastic isoform X1 has product MVALVHLLIFSKDLNMILNGRYLSSGSICKPYKACNSKSYRSASSCTPLPLSKVIVTCVKRSPAPHQYPTSCSKGFSFLDLSSASSLLLGGEYGGLLNAIPQLPRRSQLSFSPRASKDVPYSYRFPPMTKKPRWWWRTLACLPYLMPLHETWMYAETAYHLHPFLEDLEFLTYPFLGAIGRLPSWFFMAYFFVAYLGIVRRKEWPHFFRFHVVMGMLLEIALQVIGTISRWMPLAVYWGKVGMHFWTAVAFAYLFTVLESIRCALAGMYADVPFVCDAAYIQIPYD; this is encoded by the exons ATGGTAGCGTTGGTACACTTATTG ATCTTCTCGAAGGACTTGAATATGATCCTGAATGGACGCTACTTGAGTTCTGGGAGTATTTGTAAACCTTACAAAGCATGTAACTCCAAGTCCTACCGATCTGCATCATCATGCACCCCTCTGCCGCTTTCCAAGGTTATAGTCACATGTGTTAAACGTTCACCAGCACCTCATCAGTATCCAACATCCTGCTCCAAAG GATTCAGCTTCCTTGATCTCTCTTCTGCGTCATCGCTTCTTTTAGGCGGTGAATATGGTGGTCTTTTGAATGCTATTCCACAGTTACCAAGACGAAGCCAATTGTCCTTTTCCCCTAGAGCATCGAAAGATGTCCCCTATAGTTACAGATTCCCTCCGATGACCAAAAAGCCAAGATGGTGGTGGAGAACCTTAGCATGCCTCCCTTACTTGATGCCTCTTCACGAGACTTGGATGTATGCTGAGACAGCATATCATCTCCATCCCTTCTTGGAAGATTTGGAGTTTCTGACATACCCTTTCCTGGGAGCTATTGGGAGATTACCGAGCTGGTTTTTTATGGCATACTTCTTTGTTGCTTATCTTGGTATAGTGAGGAGAAAGGAATGGCCTCATTTTTTTAGGTTTCATGTGGTGATGGGGATGCTACTTGAGATTGCACTGCAGGTTATTGGGACTATAAGCCGTTGGATGCCACTTGCAGTATACTGGGGCAAGGTTGGTATGCACTTTTGGACGGCTGTTGCATTTGCCTATCTGTTCACAGTTTTAGAGTCCATAAGATGCGCACTTGCTGGGATGTATGCTGATGTACCATTTGTGTGTGATGCAGCTTATATTCAAATACCCTATGATTAA
- the LOC101263902 gene encoding oligopeptide transporter 2-like, which produces MAVNMEKKDPDIVIPEEEEDDESPIEQVRLTVSNDDDPSLPVWTFRMWFLGLLSCALLSFLNTFFSYRAEPLVISMITVQVATLPIGRLMAKVLPKRKFTIKSWEFSLNPGPFNVKEHVLISIFANAGSAFGNGPAYAVGIVDIIKAFYFRNITFLAGWILVVATQVLGYGWAGIMRKYVVDPAEMWWPSSLVQVSLFRALHDKEVEGKTSRGKFFLVVLACSFIWYTVPGFLFPTLSNLSLLCLAYPKSVIAQQIGSGMKGLGILSLTFDWAVIASYLGSPLVYPFFVIVNVIVGYIGVVYILIPASYWGLNLYNAKNFPLFSSELFDARGQIYNVTAIVNDKFEIDKVSYAQHGRIHLSMFFAVTYGLNFAAVMATLSQVALFNGKEIVQRFRASYKGKPDIHTRLMMKYKDIPNWWFYLTLALSLALSLVLCIFMKDQVQLSWWGLLLAACLALIYTLPISIITATTNMSPGLNVITEYVIGMIIPGKPIANVCFKTFAYMSMSQAVSFLQDFKLGHYMKVPPRSMFIVQLVGTILSGTINMGVAWWLLNSIDHICQPNLLPPNSPWTCQSDRVFFDASVIWGLVGPRRIFLGLGEYGALNWCFIGGLVAPFLVWLLHKSFPRQSWIKLINIPVLLAATASMPPATTLNFNSWIVVGTVFNFFVFRYRKQWWQRYNYVLSAALDAGVAVMGVVLFFCVTVWNVNFSWWGTGGEYCDLATCPTGKGIFVDGCPLT; this is translated from the exons ATGGCCGTAAACATGGAAAAAAAGGATCCAGATATTGTAATtcctgaagaagaagaagacgatGAATCTCCAATCGAACAAGTTCGTTTAACCGTATCGAACGACGATGATCCGTCTCTACCTGTATGGACATTCCGAATGTGGTTCTTAGGGCTGTTGTCCTGTGCATTGTTATCGTTTCTCAACACTTTTTTCAGTTACAGAGCTGAACCATTGGTGATATCGATGATTACTGTCCAGGTAGCGACGTTGCCGATTGGTCGTTTAATGGCTAAGGTGTTACCGAAGAGGAAGTTTACGATTAAATCGTGGGAGTTTTCGTTGAATCCAGGGCCGTTTAATGTGAAAGAGCATGTATTGATTTCGATTTTTGCTAATGCTGGCTCTGCTTTTGGGAATGGACCTGCTTATGCTGTTGGAATTGTGGATATTATTAAAGCTTTTTATTTCAGGAATATCACTTTTTTGGCTGGTTGGATTCTTGTGGTTGCCACTCAG GTTCTGGGATATGGCTGGGCAGGGATTATGAGGAAGTATGTGGTAGACCCTGCAGAAATGTGGTGGCCAAGTAGTCTGGTTCAAGTTTCTCTTTTCAG GGCTCTCCATGATAAAGAAGTGGAAGGCAAAACCTCAAGAGGGAAATTTTTCTTAGTTGTACTAGCTTGCAGCTTCATATGGTACACTGTCCCTGGTTTTCTCTTCCCAACGCTGTCAAACTTATCTTTGCTCTGTTTGGCCTATCCCAAATCAGTGATAGCCCAGCAAATTGGTTCAGGCATGAAGGGTCTTGGAATTTTATCCCTCACTTTTGATTGGGCAGTTATAGCATCATATCTTGGTAGCCctttagtttacccctttttcgtCATTGTCAATGTCATAGTGGGTTATATTGGAGTAGTCTATATATTGATTCCAGCTTCCTATTGGGGGTTGAATCTCTACAATGCCAAGAATTTCCCTCTGTTCTCCTCGGAGCTATTTGATGCTCGGGGGCAGATATATAATGTTACAGCAATTGTTAATGATAAGTTCGAGATAGACAAGGTATCATATGCACAGCATGGACGCATACATCTCAGCATGTTCTTTGCTGTTACTTATGGCCTGAATTTCGCAGCTGTTATGGCTACTCTCTCTCAAGTTGCTCTATTTAATGGAAA GGAAATAGTTCAGCGATTCCGAGCCTCATACAAAGGAAAGCCTGATATTCACACAAGACTTATGATGAAATATAAGGACATCCCTAACTGGTGGTTTTACCTCACTCTTGCACTTTCATTGGCTTTGTCGCTTGTCCTATGTATCTTTATGAAAGATCAAGTTCAGCTTTCGTGGTGGGGGCTTCTCCTAGCAGCCTGTCTTGCTTTGATATATACCTTACCAATAAGCATCATAACAGCCACCACAAACATG TCACCAGGATTAAACGTGATCACAGAATATGTTATTGGTATGATAATCCCAGGGAAACCAATAGCCAATGTCTGCTTCAAGACTTTTGCGTATATGAGTATGAGCCAGGCTGTTTCTTTTCTCCAAGATTTTAAGCTTGGTCATTACATGAAGGTTCCTCCAAGGTCAATGTTCATCGTTCAG CTTGTTGGAACCATACTTAGTGGTACAATCAATATGGGTGTCGCATGGTGGCTACTTAATAGCATTGACCACATATGCCAACCTAACTTGCTTCCTCCCAACAGTCCATGGACCTGTCAGAGCGATAGAGTCTTTTTTGATGCATCAGTTATCTGGGGATTAGTAGGACCCCGAAGAATATTCCTAGGCCTTGGAGAATATGGTGCCCTCAATTGGTGCTTTATTGGAGGTCTTGTGGCACCTTTTTTGGTGTGGTTGCTGCACAAATCATTCCCAAGGCAAAGTTGGATTAAATTGATCAACATTCCAGTACTTCTTGCAGCTACAGCCAGTATGCCTCCAGCAACAACATTGAATTTCAACAGCTGGATTGTCGTTGGAACAGTGTTCAATTTCTTCGTTTTCAGATACAGAAAGCAATGGTGGCAGAGGTACAATTATGTCCTATCAGCAGCACTAGATGCTGGAGTGGCTGTAATGGGAGTGGTTCTGTTTTTCTGCGTTACTGTTTGGAATGTTAACTTCTCTTGGTGGGGAACTGGTGGAGAGTATTGTGATTTGGCTACTTGTCCCACGGGCAAAGGCATTTTTGTCGATGGATGTCCCTTGACCTGA
- the LOC101263407 gene encoding protein TIC 20-I, chloroplastic isoform X2, protein MILNGRYLSSGSICKPYKACNSKSYRSASSCTPLPLSKVIVTCVKRSPAPHQYPTSCSKGFSFLDLSSASSLLLGGEYGGLLNAIPQLPRRSQLSFSPRASKDVPYSYRFPPMTKKPRWWWRTLACLPYLMPLHETWMYAETAYHLHPFLEDLEFLTYPFLGAIGRLPSWFFMAYFFVAYLGIVRRKEWPHFFRFHVVMGMLLEIALQVIGTISRWMPLAVYWGKVGMHFWTAVAFAYLFTVLESIRCALAGMYADVPFVCDAAYIQIPYD, encoded by the exons ATGATCCTGAATGGACGCTACTTGAGTTCTGGGAGTATTTGTAAACCTTACAAAGCATGTAACTCCAAGTCCTACCGATCTGCATCATCATGCACCCCTCTGCCGCTTTCCAAGGTTATAGTCACATGTGTTAAACGTTCACCAGCACCTCATCAGTATCCAACATCCTGCTCCAAAG GATTCAGCTTCCTTGATCTCTCTTCTGCGTCATCGCTTCTTTTAGGCGGTGAATATGGTGGTCTTTTGAATGCTATTCCACAGTTACCAAGACGAAGCCAATTGTCCTTTTCCCCTAGAGCATCGAAAGATGTCCCCTATAGTTACAGATTCCCTCCGATGACCAAAAAGCCAAGATGGTGGTGGAGAACCTTAGCATGCCTCCCTTACTTGATGCCTCTTCACGAGACTTGGATGTATGCTGAGACAGCATATCATCTCCATCCCTTCTTGGAAGATTTGGAGTTTCTGACATACCCTTTCCTGGGAGCTATTGGGAGATTACCGAGCTGGTTTTTTATGGCATACTTCTTTGTTGCTTATCTTGGTATAGTGAGGAGAAAGGAATGGCCTCATTTTTTTAGGTTTCATGTGGTGATGGGGATGCTACTTGAGATTGCACTGCAGGTTATTGGGACTATAAGCCGTTGGATGCCACTTGCAGTATACTGGGGCAAGGTTGGTATGCACTTTTGGACGGCTGTTGCATTTGCCTATCTGTTCACAGTTTTAGAGTCCATAAGATGCGCACTTGCTGGGATGTATGCTGATGTACCATTTGTGTGTGATGCAGCTTATATTCAAATACCCTATGATTAA